A genomic window from Nematostella vectensis chromosome 9, jaNemVect1.1, whole genome shotgun sequence includes:
- the LOC5512376 gene encoding intraflagellar transport protein 80 homolog isoform X2 has product MRILLLDKELVSCVGWTTAEELYSSGDDHSILRWNLLSDETTEVVKLPQEVFPTDLHWFPKVLGNKKQSQLELMVLTATDGKFHLISRNGRVEKSVEAHRGAVLSGRWSYDGSAMVTVGEDGQVKIWSRSGMLRSTLMQTGTPVYSVAWSPDSDHILYTSGKQLVIKPLQAAAKPIQWKAHEGIVLKIDWNPINNLILSGGEDCKYKVWDSYGRVLYSSAPHEYPITSVSWAPDGELLGVGSFNTLRLCDRTGWSYALEKPNTGSIFNIAWSNDGTQLAGACGNGQVIFAHVIERRLEWKNFEMTVTERKSINVRDVVNDSKDTLDFRDRIIKTALGFQHLVVATSSQCYIYSVKNFNTPMIFDLKNGNISLIVLSKRHFLVVDDAGLQIYSYEGRLISAPKFQGLRTDVLNEQTVSLSNDTLAIKDRKDEKVIYLFEASSGRAVGSGEPLTHTMEVMELALNQCGPTGDRQLAIIDKNRDLYLTPVKHIGPAAKLVKLGTMVTSMAWNDSTNMLAALQDGRFTVWYYPTAVFVDQDILPKTLLEKDSSDFGKNPHILNFLENHCNMRRADGSLCSTIISPYPAMLHKYCSDSKWDDAVRLCRFVKDPALWACLATMAAYAKELNTAETAYAAIDEADKVQYINHIKEIPTKEGRNAAMALFCRQVMEAETILLQAGLVYRAIQTNIDLFNWDRALELAVKHKTHVDTVLAFRQKYLDNFGRKETSKRFLQFAQGVEVNWEKVNAKIEVELEKEASRPGAKPYSG; this is encoded by the exons ATGagaatact TCTTTTAGATAAGGAGCTTGTGAGTTGTGTTGGATGGACCACAGCCGAGGAACTCTACTCTAGTGG AGATGACCACAGTATTCTTAGATGGAATCTCCTATCAGATGAGACGACAGAAGTAGTCAAACTACCACAGGAAGTGTTCCCCACTGATCTGCACTGGTTCCCTAAAGTTCTCGGCAATAAGAAACAGAGCCAGTTGGAATTAATGGTGCTAACAGCCACAGatg GGAAGTTCCATTTGATATCACGTAATGGCAGAGTGGAAAAATCAGTTGAGGCCCACAGGGGGGCTGTGCTATCTGGTCGCTGGAGTTATGATGGTTCTGCAATGGTCACAG TGGGAGAAGATGGCCAAGTGAAGATTTGGTCTCGCAGTGGAATGCTTCGCTCCACTCTCATGCAAACAG GTACCCCTGTCTATTCTGTTGCATGGAGCCCAGACTCAGATCACATCTTGTACACAAGCGGCAAACAGCTTGTCATCAAACCCCTACAGGCCGCAGCTAAGCCAATCCAG TGGAAAGCCCATGAAGGAATAGTTCTAAAGATTGACTGGAATCCTATCAATAACCTCATTCTGTCTGGTGGAGAAGATTGTAAATACAAG GTTTGGGACAGCTACGGTCGTGTCCTGTACTCCAGTGCCCCCCATGAGTACCCCATCACCAGCGTGTCCTGGGCCCCAGATG GTGAGCTGTTGGGTGTCGGCTCCTTCAACACGCTAAGGCTTTGTGACAGGACAGGG TGGTCCTACGCCCTGGAGAAGCCAAACACAGGGTCCATATTCAACATTGCATGGTCCAATGATGGGACTCAACTGGCAGGAGCTTGTGGGAATGGACAAGTGATATTCGCCCACGTCATCGAAAG GCGCTTGGAGTGGAAAAACTTTGAGATGACTGTCACAGAAAGGAAGAGCATTAATGTAAGGGACGTTGTGAATGACAGCAAAGACACTCTTG ATTTCCGTGACCGGATTATCAAGACTGCACTGGGTTTCCAGCACCTTGTGGTTGCAACCTCATCACAGTGTTACATCTACAG tgtgaAGAACTTCAACACCCCCATGATCTTCGACCTGAAGAATGGCAACATATCGCTCATTGTTCTTTCTAAAAG ACATTTCCTTGTGGTCGATGACGCTGGTTTGCAAATATACTCATACGAG GGACGTCTTATTAGCGCACCCAAGTTCCAGGGGCTCAGAACAGACGTGCTGAACGAACAGACTGTGTCCCTCAGCAACGACACCCTTGCAATTAAGGACCGCAAAGACGAAAAAG TTATCTACCTGTTTGAAGCTTCGTCTGGGAGAGCTGTTGGTAGTGGAGAACCGCTGACACACACC ATGGAGGTGATGGAACTGGCCCTGAACCAGTGTGGACCCACCGGTGATCGCCAGCTCGCCATCATCGACAAGAACAGGGATCTGTATCTTACCCCCGTCAAGCATATTGGCCCCGCTGCCAAACTTGTTAAACTTG GTACCATGGTGACGAGTATGGCGTGGAATGACTCCACCAATATGCTGGCAGCTCTCCAGGACGGTCGCTTCACCGTCTGGTATTACCCCACGGCCGTGTTTGTCGACCAGGATATCCTGCCGAAAACTTTACTGGAAAAGGACTCCAG CGATTTTGGGAAAAACCCTCATATCTTGAACTTCCTCGAGAATCACTGCAACATGCGACGAGCCGATGGTTCCCTTTGTAGCACCAT AATCTCACCATACCCAGCAATGCTGCACAAGTACTGCTCCGATTCCAAGTGGGATGATGCGGTCCGGCTGTGTCGCTTCGTCAAG GACCCTGCGCTATGGGCGTGCCTGGCTACCATGGCTGCGTACGCAAAGGAActaaacacagcagagacggCCTACGCTGCTATTGATGAG GCTGACAAGGTCCAGTATATAAACCACATCAAGGAGATCCCAACCAAGGAAGGCCGTAACGCCGCCATGGCCCTGTTTTGTCGACAAGTCATGGAGGCGGAGACGATCCTGCTACAAGCTGGACTTGTGTACAGGGCCATTCAGACAAACATTGATCTCTTTAACTGGGATAG GGCGTTGGAGCTCGCTGTTAAGCACAAGACCCATGTAGACACTGTCTTGGCCTTCAGGCAGAAGTACCTGGACAATTTTGGACGCAAAGAAACGAGCAAGCGATTCTTGCAGTTTGCTCAGGGG GTCGAGGTGAACTGGGAAAAAGTGAACGCAAAGATCGAGGTAGAGTTGGAGAAAGAGGCGTCGAGACCTGGAGCCAAACCTTACTCTGGTTGA
- the LOC5512376 gene encoding intraflagellar transport protein 80 homolog isoform X1: protein MRLKTHLLKESKHKELVSCVGWTTAEELYSSGDDHSILRWNLLSDETTEVVKLPQEVFPTDLHWFPKVLGNKKQSQLELMVLTATDGKFHLISRNGRVEKSVEAHRGAVLSGRWSYDGSAMVTVGEDGQVKIWSRSGMLRSTLMQTGTPVYSVAWSPDSDHILYTSGKQLVIKPLQAAAKPIQWKAHEGIVLKIDWNPINNLILSGGEDCKYKVWDSYGRVLYSSAPHEYPITSVSWAPDGELLGVGSFNTLRLCDRTGWSYALEKPNTGSIFNIAWSNDGTQLAGACGNGQVIFAHVIERRLEWKNFEMTVTERKSINVRDVVNDSKDTLDFRDRIIKTALGFQHLVVATSSQCYIYSVKNFNTPMIFDLKNGNISLIVLSKRHFLVVDDAGLQIYSYEGRLISAPKFQGLRTDVLNEQTVSLSNDTLAIKDRKDEKVIYLFEASSGRAVGSGEPLTHTMEVMELALNQCGPTGDRQLAIIDKNRDLYLTPVKHIGPAAKLVKLGTMVTSMAWNDSTNMLAALQDGRFTVWYYPTAVFVDQDILPKTLLEKDSSDFGKNPHILNFLENHCNMRRADGSLCSTIISPYPAMLHKYCSDSKWDDAVRLCRFVKDPALWACLATMAAYAKELNTAETAYAAIDEADKVQYINHIKEIPTKEGRNAAMALFCRQVMEAETILLQAGLVYRAIQTNIDLFNWDRALELAVKHKTHVDTVLAFRQKYLDNFGRKETSKRFLQFAQGVEVNWEKVNAKIEVELEKEASRPGAKPYSG, encoded by the exons atGAGATTGAAAACACACTTGCTAAAAGAATCGAAAC ATAAGGAGCTTGTGAGTTGTGTTGGATGGACCACAGCCGAGGAACTCTACTCTAGTGG AGATGACCACAGTATTCTTAGATGGAATCTCCTATCAGATGAGACGACAGAAGTAGTCAAACTACCACAGGAAGTGTTCCCCACTGATCTGCACTGGTTCCCTAAAGTTCTCGGCAATAAGAAACAGAGCCAGTTGGAATTAATGGTGCTAACAGCCACAGatg GGAAGTTCCATTTGATATCACGTAATGGCAGAGTGGAAAAATCAGTTGAGGCCCACAGGGGGGCTGTGCTATCTGGTCGCTGGAGTTATGATGGTTCTGCAATGGTCACAG TGGGAGAAGATGGCCAAGTGAAGATTTGGTCTCGCAGTGGAATGCTTCGCTCCACTCTCATGCAAACAG GTACCCCTGTCTATTCTGTTGCATGGAGCCCAGACTCAGATCACATCTTGTACACAAGCGGCAAACAGCTTGTCATCAAACCCCTACAGGCCGCAGCTAAGCCAATCCAG TGGAAAGCCCATGAAGGAATAGTTCTAAAGATTGACTGGAATCCTATCAATAACCTCATTCTGTCTGGTGGAGAAGATTGTAAATACAAG GTTTGGGACAGCTACGGTCGTGTCCTGTACTCCAGTGCCCCCCATGAGTACCCCATCACCAGCGTGTCCTGGGCCCCAGATG GTGAGCTGTTGGGTGTCGGCTCCTTCAACACGCTAAGGCTTTGTGACAGGACAGGG TGGTCCTACGCCCTGGAGAAGCCAAACACAGGGTCCATATTCAACATTGCATGGTCCAATGATGGGACTCAACTGGCAGGAGCTTGTGGGAATGGACAAGTGATATTCGCCCACGTCATCGAAAG GCGCTTGGAGTGGAAAAACTTTGAGATGACTGTCACAGAAAGGAAGAGCATTAATGTAAGGGACGTTGTGAATGACAGCAAAGACACTCTTG ATTTCCGTGACCGGATTATCAAGACTGCACTGGGTTTCCAGCACCTTGTGGTTGCAACCTCATCACAGTGTTACATCTACAG tgtgaAGAACTTCAACACCCCCATGATCTTCGACCTGAAGAATGGCAACATATCGCTCATTGTTCTTTCTAAAAG ACATTTCCTTGTGGTCGATGACGCTGGTTTGCAAATATACTCATACGAG GGACGTCTTATTAGCGCACCCAAGTTCCAGGGGCTCAGAACAGACGTGCTGAACGAACAGACTGTGTCCCTCAGCAACGACACCCTTGCAATTAAGGACCGCAAAGACGAAAAAG TTATCTACCTGTTTGAAGCTTCGTCTGGGAGAGCTGTTGGTAGTGGAGAACCGCTGACACACACC ATGGAGGTGATGGAACTGGCCCTGAACCAGTGTGGACCCACCGGTGATCGCCAGCTCGCCATCATCGACAAGAACAGGGATCTGTATCTTACCCCCGTCAAGCATATTGGCCCCGCTGCCAAACTTGTTAAACTTG GTACCATGGTGACGAGTATGGCGTGGAATGACTCCACCAATATGCTGGCAGCTCTCCAGGACGGTCGCTTCACCGTCTGGTATTACCCCACGGCCGTGTTTGTCGACCAGGATATCCTGCCGAAAACTTTACTGGAAAAGGACTCCAG CGATTTTGGGAAAAACCCTCATATCTTGAACTTCCTCGAGAATCACTGCAACATGCGACGAGCCGATGGTTCCCTTTGTAGCACCAT AATCTCACCATACCCAGCAATGCTGCACAAGTACTGCTCCGATTCCAAGTGGGATGATGCGGTCCGGCTGTGTCGCTTCGTCAAG GACCCTGCGCTATGGGCGTGCCTGGCTACCATGGCTGCGTACGCAAAGGAActaaacacagcagagacggCCTACGCTGCTATTGATGAG GCTGACAAGGTCCAGTATATAAACCACATCAAGGAGATCCCAACCAAGGAAGGCCGTAACGCCGCCATGGCCCTGTTTTGTCGACAAGTCATGGAGGCGGAGACGATCCTGCTACAAGCTGGACTTGTGTACAGGGCCATTCAGACAAACATTGATCTCTTTAACTGGGATAG GGCGTTGGAGCTCGCTGTTAAGCACAAGACCCATGTAGACACTGTCTTGGCCTTCAGGCAGAAGTACCTGGACAATTTTGGACGCAAAGAAACGAGCAAGCGATTCTTGCAGTTTGCTCAGGGG GTCGAGGTGAACTGGGAAAAAGTGAACGCAAAGATCGAGGTAGAGTTGGAGAAAGAGGCGTCGAGACCTGGAGCCAAACCTTACTCTGGTTGA
- the LOC5512401 gene encoding beta-galactosidase-1-like protein 2, with protein MTIMGNGIHFHRKTIVILSALAILVVLWMAFGSSNKRVVVRSKGLVANGRHFTMDGKPFTILSGAMHYFRIPPQYWEDRIVKLKAMGLNTVETYVSWNLHEEIQGDFNFKDGLDIVEFIKTAQKHDLYVIMRPGPYICAEWDLGGLPSWLLHNPNIYLRSLDPIFMKATLRFFDELIPRLIDYQYSNGGPIIAWQIENEYLSYDNSSAYMRKLQQEMVIRGVKELLFTSDGIWQMQIEKKYSLPGVLKTVNFQRNETNILKGLRKLQPNMPLMVTEFWSGWFDHWGEDKHVLTVEKAAERTKNILKMESSINYYMLHGGTNFGFMNGANAENGKYKPTITSYDYDAPISESGDITPKYRELREKLLKYAPKNSLSKQMPEIPHNSEKTIYEPVEMQHFLKLDSLLAMISPIESRHPVAMEFLPINKNGGQGYGFTLYEARLPSTAKSIKIESYRDRAQVFYNSIPLEIPEPMNIEKKYLDENKTKNVVIDLSGVKKQDSNKLQILVENMGRVNFKQEINNQRKGILGDVFVDGDRHMSWKIYPLEFKQDFMESLNKAEWSVRSERRRRGPGMHRGSFSIDDSPKDTFVLMSGWTKGVCFVNGRNLGRYWNIGPQYTLYLPSPWLKQGENTIVLFEQEGPTGDAEVRFVTEPQLGSKLTERN; from the exons ATGACGATCATGGGAAACGGAATTCACTTTCACCGAAAGACCATAGTTATATTATCTGCATTAGCTATTCTTGTGGTGCTGTGGATGGCTTTTGGAAGCTCTAACAAGCGAGTTGTCGTACGGAGCAAAGGTCTCGTGGCAAATGGACGCCACTTTACTATGGATGGCAAACCATTCACGATACTTAGCGGGGCAATGCACTATTTTCGGATCCCCCCTCAGTACTGGGAAGACAGAATCGTGAAGCTAAAAGCAATGGGTCTTAATACTGTGGAAAC ATATGTATCCTGGAACTTACATGAGGAAATACAGGGAGACTTTAATTTTAAAGATGGCTTGGATATTGT AGAATTTATCAAGACTGCACAGAAACATGATCTTTATGTGATAATGCGTCCAGGACCTTACATTTGTGCAGAGTGGGACTTAGGAGGTTTGCCGAGCTGGCTACTTCATAATCCTAACATCTACCTCAGATCCCTAGACCCTATTTTTATGAAGGCAACCTTGAGGTTCTTTGATGAGTTGATACCAAGACTAATTGATTACCAG TATTCTAATGGAGGGCCAATAATTGCCTGGCAAATTGAAAATGAGTACCTCAGCTATGATAACAGCTCAGCCTACATGAGAAAACTCCAGCAG GAAATGGTTATCAGAGGTGTTAAGGAATTGCTGTTCACATCTGATGGAATTTGGCAAATGCAGATAGAGAAGAAGTACTCTTTGCCTGGag TCTTGAAAACAGTGAATTTTCAAAGGAATGAAACAAATATCCTAAAAGGACTCAGGAAATTGCAG CCAAACATGCCACTTATGGTAACAGAGTTCTGGTCTGGCTGGTTTGATCATTGGGGTGAAGACAAACATGTTCTTACCGTAGAAAAAGCAGCCGAAAGAACCAAAAACATCCTGAAAATGGAATCATCCATAAACTACTATATGTTGCATG GAGGTACAAACTTTGGTTTCATGAATGGTGCTAATGCTGAGAATGGCAAGTACAAGCCAACAATTACCTCATATG ATTATGATGCCCCTATATCTGAGTCAGGAGACATCACGCCAAAATATAGGGAATTAAGGGAAAAACTACTGAAATATGCACCCAAGAATTCAC TTTCAAAGCAGATGCCTGAAATCCCACATAATTCAGAGAAGACCATATATG aaCCAGTAGAAATGCAACACTTTTTGAAGTTGGATTCATTGCTCGCAATGATT AGCCCAATTGAAAGCAGACACCCTGTTGCCATGGAGTTCTTGCCAATCAATAAGAATGGTGGTCAAGGCTATGGATTCACACTGTATGAAGCGCGATTACCGTCCACTGCCAAAAGTATCAAGATTGAGAGCTACAGGGACCGAGCTCAA GTATTTTATAACTCAATTCCATTGGAAATTCCTGAGCCGATGAACATCGAAAAGAAGTACTTAGACgaaaacaaaacgaaaaatgTCGTCATTGATCTGTCTGGAGTAAAG aaacaagATTCTAATAAGCTACAGATTTTGGTGGAGAACATGGGCAGGGTAAACTTTAAACAAGAAATCAACAATCAACGAAAAG GGATTCTTGGCGATGTTTTTGTCGATGGCGATAGACACATGTCTTGGAAAATTTATCCTCTTGAATTCAAACAAGATTTTATGGAAAG TCTAAATAAAGCTGAATGGAGCGTAAGATCAGAGAGACGTCGTCGTGGTCCCGGCATGCATCGGGGAAGCTTTAGCATCGATGACTCCCCAAAGGATACGTTCGTGTTGATGAGCGGATGGACTAAGGGCGTTTGCTTCGTGAATGGTCGGAATCTTGGCCGATACTGGAATATTGGACCACAGTATACTCTGTATTTACCCTCTCCTTGGCTCAAGCAGGGAGAAAACACG ATCGTCTTGTTTGAGCAGGAGGGCCCAACAGGAGACGCTGAAGTTAGATTTGTCACCGAGCCCCAACTAGGCTCAAAGTTGACCGAGAGGAACTAG